One region of Leptospira fainei serovar Hurstbridge str. BUT 6 genomic DNA includes:
- a CDS encoding STAS domain-containing protein → MSEKNKIVITLNYEVLNADHEDLRAFLNSHLEGSPTHVVLDLKEVQVLTSIALGALVAFANRLRSQGMKLETINVSPKLLEIIKLVSLDQALGIQ, encoded by the coding sequence ATGAGCGAAAAAAATAAAATCGTAATTACCTTAAATTACGAGGTTCTTAACGCGGACCACGAAGATTTACGCGCATTCCTAAACTCTCATTTGGAAGGAAGTCCAACTCATGTGGTGTTGGATCTGAAGGAAGTGCAGGTTTTGACTTCTATCGCATTAGGGGCTCTGGTCGCCTTTGCAAACCGGCTTCGTAGCCAGGGAATGAAATTGGAAACGATTAATGTTTCCCCGAAATTACTAGAAATTATCAAACTCGTTTCCCTAGACCAGGCGCTCGGGATTCAATAA